A genomic region of Papaver somniferum cultivar HN1 chromosome 7, ASM357369v1, whole genome shotgun sequence contains the following coding sequences:
- the LOC113299450 gene encoding E3 ubiquitin-protein ligase RGLG2-like: protein MGGKSSKSVSRRSSLTSDSSWHPQQSTYNGQGYAPPQQNYAPAQSYAAAPPPQTNGGVQAGRPQKGFDRMYSRIVDNYNSLEEVTDALSQAGLESSNLIVGIDFTKSNEWTGARSFNRKSLHHIGNFQNPYEQAISIIGRTLSAFDEDNLIPCFGFGDASTHDQDVFSFYPYERPCTGFEEALTRYREIAPHLRLAGPTSFAPIIEMATTIVQQSGGQYHVLLIIADGQVTRSVDTERGHLSSQEQRTVDAIVKASEYPLSIVLVGVGDGPWEMMKEFDDNIPARAFDNFQFVNFTEIMSKSSPEKKKETEFALSALMEIPSQYKATLDLNLLGSRNNKSVERVPLPPPLYSAAAANSSCTKPSPSPSPSSSFKQSSPPYSGPKPSVGTAPPASFSDFDNKACPICLTNPKDMAFGCGHQTCCECGQDLQVCPICRTAVKTRIKLYG, encoded by the exons ATGGGAGGTAAAAGTTCGAAATCAGTATCGAGACGATCATCTTTGACGAGTGATTCATCATGGCATCCACAACAATCAACATATAATGGTCAGGGTTATGCACCACCACAACAGAACTATGCACCTGCACAAAGTTATGCAGCAGCACCACCACCGCAAACAAACGGGGGTGTTCAAGCTGGTAGACCGCAAAAAGGATTCGATAGGATGTATTCAAGAATAGTTGATAATTATAATTCTTTAGAAGAG GTTACTGATGCTCTTTCTCAAGCTGGACTTGAGTCGTCTAATCTTATTGTTGGTATCGACTTCACAAAGAGCAATGAATGGACAG GTGCAAGGTCATTCAATAGGAAGAGCTTACATCACATTGGAAACTTCCAAAACCCTTATGAACAAGCAATATCTATTATAGGAAGAACTTTATCGGCTTTCGATGAGGATAATCTCATTCCCTGCTTTGGTTTTGGAGATG CATCAACACATGATCAAGATGTTTTTAGCTTCTATCCATATGAAAGACCCTGTACTGGATTTGAGGAAGCATTAACACGATATAGAGAGATAGCACCACATCTGCGACTGGCAGGACCCACATCATTTGCACCAATCATTGAGATGGCTACTACAATTGTTCAGCAAAGTGGTGGCCAGTACCATGTGTTATTGATAATTGCTGATGGGCAG GTTACAAGGAGTGTTGATACTGAACGGGGTCATCTAAGCTCACAAGAGCAAAGGACTGTAGATGCAATTGTTAAAGCAAG CGAATACCCATTGTCAATTGTTTTAGTCGGAGTTGGAGATGGGCCAtgggagatgatgaaagaatttGATGATAACATCCCTGCTCGTGCTTTCGATAATTTCCAG TTTGTGAACTTCACAGAAATTATGTCAAAAAGTTCGCCAGAGAAGAAAAAGGAGACAGAGTTTGCACTTTCAGCCTTGATGGAAATCCCTTCTCAGTACAAAGCGACATTAGATCTCAATTTATTGGG TTCTAGAAACAATAAATCAGTAGAGAGGGTTCCTCTTCCTCCACCACTTTATAGTGCAGCAGCGGCAAATTCCTCTTGTACTAAACCCAGTCCCAGTCCTAGTCCTTCTAGCAGTTTCAAGCAAAGTTCACCACCCTATTCTGGACCTAAACCATCTGTTGGCACAGCTCCACCTGCAAGTTTTTCTGATTTTGATAATAAG GCCTGTCCAATTTGCCTCACCAACCCAAAAGATATGGCTTTTGGCTGCGGACATCAG ACGTGCTGCGAGTGTGGACAAGACCTTCAAGTATGCCCCATCTGCCGAACTGCTGTCAAAACCAGAATAAAGCTTTATGGTTAA